One genomic segment of Chryseobacterium phocaeense includes these proteins:
- a CDS encoding NAD(P)H-dependent oxidoreductase: protein MNYLEALSRRYSVKKFNHGIIPQDILHNILESGKLAASSLGLQPYKILVVESEAMKQKLIPAFYNPSQISTCSHLIVIISKKSIEENYIHGYFNHISEVRKTPIENLELFRKSINQHITQKTQEEIFNWAEKQSYIVLANLMYAAAIENIDSCPMEGFRQDLIEEILGINPDTEKVTVTLALGYRSEEDAFQHMKKVRKPNEKLFKFI, encoded by the coding sequence ATGAATTATTTGGAAGCTTTAAGCAGAAGATATTCTGTGAAAAAATTTAATCACGGGATTATTCCTCAGGACATCCTGCACAACATCCTTGAGTCGGGAAAGCTGGCTGCCAGTTCGCTTGGGCTGCAACCGTACAAAATTCTTGTGGTGGAAAGTGAGGCAATGAAGCAGAAGTTAATTCCGGCTTTCTATAATCCGTCCCAGATTTCCACCTGTTCACATCTTATTGTGATTATTTCAAAGAAATCGATCGAGGAAAATTATATTCACGGCTATTTTAATCACATTTCCGAGGTAAGGAAAACACCCATTGAAAACCTGGAACTTTTCAGAAAAAGCATTAATCAGCATATCACCCAAAAAACACAGGAGGAAATTTTCAACTGGGCAGAAAAACAATCCTACATCGTCCTTGCCAACCTGATGTACGCTGCAGCTATTGAAAATATAGATTCATGCCCTATGGAAGGCTTCCGGCAGGACCTCATCGAAGAAATCCTCGGCATCAATCCTGATACGGAAAAAGTAACGGTAACACTGGCTTTGGGCTACCGTTCCGAAGAAGATGCTTTTCAACACATGAAAAAAGTAAGAAAACCAAACGAAAAATTGTTTAAATTT